In Rhizophagus irregularis chromosome 1, complete sequence, one genomic interval encodes:
- a CDS encoding 5'-3' exoribonuclease 2 has translation MGVPALFRWLSKKYPKIIEQVIEETPTEVNGVKLPVDISKPNPNNIEFDNLYLDMNGIIHPCCHPENKPAPATEEDMMVEIMEYTERIVAMIRPRKVLYLAIDGVAPRAKMNQQRSRRFRAAQEAKEKAEEAAQAIEKLEASGQSIDQDVKLKKSFDSNCITPGTPFMARLAVCLRYWIADKLNTEPGWKNLKVILSDASVPGEGEHKIMDFIRAQRASPYHDPNTRHVIYGLDADLIMLSLATHEPHFKVLREDIFFQEGIYRGCFICGQSDHMANQCTGRAKQKQGQYDEKGKATALKPYVFLNVQVLREYLEIELKVMIFFLTCRLWRLEKVQ, from the exons ATGGGGGTTCCAGCTCTCTTTAG atgGTTATCCAAAAAGTATCCAAAGATCATCGAGCAAGTCATTGAAGAGACTCCTACTGAAGTTAATGGAGTAAAACTTCCAGTCGATATTTCTAAACcaaatccaaataatattGAGTTTGacaatttatatttagatatgaATGGTATTATTCATCCTTGTTGTCATCCGGAGAACAAG cCTGCTCCAGCTACAGAAGAAGATATGATGGTCGAAATAATGGAATATACAGAGCGAATAGTTGCTATGATTCGTCCTAGAAAAGTTTTATATCTCGCTATTG atGGCGTTGCACCTCGTGCTAAGATGAATCAACAGAGATCTCGTAGATTTAGAGCAGCACAAGAAGCCAAAGAAAAGGCAGAAGAAGCAGCTCAAGCAATAGAAAAACTTGAGG CGTCAGGTCAATCAATAGACCAAGATGTTAAATTAAAGAAGTCTTTTGATAGTAATTGTATAACACCAG gTACACCTTTTATGGCACGTCTTGCAGTTTGTTTGCGATATTGGATTGCAGATAAACTCAATACAGAGCCAGGATGGAAAAAT TTAAAAGTCATACTTTCTGATGCAAGTGTACCAGGTGAAGGTGAACATAAAATTATGGATTTTATTCGTGCGCAACGTGCTAGTCCATATCACGATCCTAATACTCGTCACGTAATATACGGCTTG GATGCCGATCTTATAATGCTTTCGTTAGCTACGCACGAACCTCATTTTAAAGTTCTACGAGAAGACATCTTCTTTCAAGAAGGAATTTATAGAGGATGTTTTATTTGTGGTCAATCTGACCATATGGCTAATCAATGCACAG GTCGTGCAAAACAGAAACAGGGGCAATATGATGAGAAAGGAAAGGCCACGGCTCTTAAACCATATGTTTTTCTAAATGTTCAAGTTCTTCGAGAATATTTGGAAATTGAACTTAAA GTAATGATTTTCTTCCTCACTTGCCGTCTTTGGAGATTAGAGAAGGTGCAATAG